From Myotis daubentonii chromosome 15, mMyoDau2.1, whole genome shotgun sequence, one genomic window encodes:
- the LOC132216128 gene encoding LOW QUALITY PROTEIN: ubiquitin carboxyl-terminal hydrolase 21-like (The sequence of the model RefSeq protein was modified relative to this genomic sequence to represent the inferred CDS: inserted 2 bases in 2 codons) codes for MPQASEHLLGRTREPPVNVQPRVGSKLPFAPRARSKERRNPAPGPNPMLRPLPPRPGPPEEQLKKLELGLTRTSGPRPRGPLRADHGVPLPGSPPPAVALPLPTRTNLARSKSVSSGDFRPTGIALGGHRGAGELGAALSRLALRPEPPTLRRSTSLHRLGGFPGPPTFLSIRTEPPTSHGTFRVISARPSKAFYFDDKMCFLNAVLQCLSSTRPLRDFCLRRDFRQEVPGRGRAQELTEAFADVIGALWHPDSCEAVNPTRFRAVFQKYVPSFSGYSQQDAQEFLKLLMERLHLEINRRGRRAPPILASSPAPSPPHRGGALLEEPDLSDNDRANLMWKRYLEREDSKIVDLFVGQLKSCLKCQACGYCSTTFEVFCDLSLPIPKKGFAGGKVSLRDCFSLFTKEEELESENAPVCDRCQQRTGSTKKLTVQRFPRILVLHRNPFXASRGSIKKSSVGVDFPRQRLSLGDXASDKAGSPVYQLSALCNHSGSVHYGHYTALCRCQTSWHVYNDSGVSPVSENQVASSESYVLFYQLTQEPPRCR; via the exons ATGCCCCAGGCCTCTGAACACCTCCTGGGCCGGACTCGAGAGCCACCTGTCAATGTCCAGCCCCGAGTCGGATCCAAACTACCATTTGCCCCCCGGGCTCGCAGTAAGGAGCGTCGAAACCCAGCCCCTGGGCCAAACCCCATGTTACGGCCTCTGCCTCCCCGGCCAGGTCCACCTGAGGAACAGCTCAAGAAACTGGAGCTGGGATTAACACGGACCTCAGGCCCTCGTCCCAGAGGCCCCCTTCGGGCAGATCATGGAGTTCCCCTGCCTGGCTCACCACCCCCAGCTGTGGCTCTGCCTCTCCCAACCAGGACCAACCTAGCCAGGTCCAAGTCTGTGAGCAGTGGGGACTTCCGTCCAACAGGGATTGCCTTGGGAGGGCATCGAGGTGCTGGAGAGCTAGGGGCTGCACTGAGCCGCTTGGCGCTCCGGCCTGAGCCACCCACTTTGAGACGTAGCACCTCTCTCCACCGCCTAGGGGGCTTTCCTGGGCCCCCCACCTTCCTCAGTATACGGACAGAGCCCCCTACTTCCCATGGCACTTTCCGCGTGATATCTGCCCGGCCCTCCAAGGCTTTCTACTTCGATGACAAGATGTGCTTCCTGAATGCTGTGCTGCAGTGTTTGAGCAGCACTCGGCCTCTCCGGGACTTCTGCCTGCGAAGGGACTTCCGGCAAGAGGTGCCTGGAAGGGGCCGAGCCCAAGAACTCACTGAAgcctttgcagatgtgattggTGCCCTGTGGCACCCTGACTCTTGTGAAGCTGTAAATCCTACTCGGTTCCGAGCTGTGTTCCAGAAATACGTGCCCTCCTTCTCCGGATACAGCCAGCAGGATGCCCAGGAGTTCCTGAAGCTCCTCATGGAGCGGCTACACCTTGAAATCAACCGACGAGGCCGCCGGGCTCCCCCAATCCTGGCCAGTAGCCCagctccctctccaccccaccgTGGAGGGGCTCTGCTAGAAGAGCCGGACTTAAGTGACAATGACCGGGCCAACCTAATGTGGAAGCGTTACCTGGAGCGAGAGGACAGCAAGATTGTGGACCTGTTTGTGGGCCAGTTGAAAAGTTGTCTCAAGTGCCAGGCCTGTGGGTATTGCTCCACGACCTTCGAGGTTTTTTGTGACCTGTCCCTGCCCATCCCTAAGAAAGGATTTGCTGGGGGCAAAGTGTCTCTGCGGGACTGCTTCAGCCTTTTCACCAAGGAAGAAGAGCTAGAGTCGGAAAATGCCCCAGTGTGTGACCGATGTCAGCAGAGAACAGGAAGTACCAAAAAGTTGACAGTACAAAGGTTCCCCCGAATCCTCGTACTCCATCGGAATCCGT CCGCCTCCCGAGGCTCCATCAAGAAAAGCTCCGTAGGTGTGGACTTCCCGCGGCAGCGCCTGAGCCTGGGGG TTGCCAGCGACAAGGCCGGAAGCCCCGTCTACCAGCTGTCCGCCCTCTGCAACCACTCGGGCAGCGTCCACTATGGCCACTACACCGCCCTGTGCCGCTGCCAGACCAGCTGGCACGTCTACAATGACTCTGGGGTCTCCCCGGTCAGTGAGAACCAGGTGGCGTCCAGCGAGAGCTACGTGCTCTTCTACCAGCTGACGCAGGAGCCGCCCCGCTGCCGGTGA